GAACTGAAGACGCGCGGTTGCCAGGACATCCTGATCGCCGTGGTCGATGGTCTGAAGGGGCTCACCGAGGCGATCGGCGCGGCCTATCCCAAGACGACTGTCCAGACCTGCATCGTGCATCTGATCCGCAACAGCCTTGAGTACGCCGGCTACAAGGACCGTAAGGTGCTCGCCGCCGCGCTACGCCCGATCTACGCCGCCGCCAGCGAAGAGGCGGCAAGGCAGGCGCTGCAAGACTTCGCCGATGGACCCTGGGGCGCAAAGTACCCGACGATCGTGCAGTCGTGGCAACGCGCGTGGGAGCACGTCGTGCCGTTCTACGTGTTTCCGCCGGAGATTCGACGGGTCGTGTACACCACGAACGCCATAGAAAGTTTAAACATGCAGTTGCGCAAGATCATCAAGACCCGCGGTCACTTCCCGAATGACGAGGCCGCAGTCAAACTGCTCTGGCTGGCGCTGCGCAACGTACTGGCCAAGACCGTGCGGTCCGCCTTCGACTGGAAATCAGCAATGAACCAGTTTGCAATCCTGTTCGGTGAACGATTCACGCAGGCGCGCGGATAACCCGCTGTTCAACCGCCTCGCCCACAAAAGTGCGGACAGGTTCGACTCGGCCGCCTCGGCCCTATCGTCCGCACGTGCCTGCTTAGCCTCCGCAACAGCGGCACTCATCCGCCAACCGTTCACCACCCACCCGCCAGCGAACCCGGCAAGCAACACCAGCGCAGCGCATGCGAGCACTGCGCCGACCTTCGGCACAACATCCCTTCACACCTCCTTTGCGCATGAGCGCGAAGCCCTCGCGGGCAACAAAAAACCGCGCATCGGCGGCTCCGGGGTTTCTCCAATAGACGGCCTAGTCCGCTTACCGGGGAGGCGTAGGCACAACGAGATTCACGCTCTTGGTCTTCTTCTTACCGTGGCCGACCTTCGCCTTACCCTTGTTGCCCGCGTTGAGATCGAAGGCGAGCGGATGCCGCCAACTTTGCGGCCTCGGCGCTGCCGAACGCATGGCGCTCGGTGTGCACCGCCGCAAACGATGCCCGGTCGGGAAACGACACCTCGTAATGCCCGACGTCGGAACGGGCCAGCGTTATCGCTGGCAATGGCTTGCCGCTCGCACTCTTGCCAGCTCCGCGAGGGGTCACGATGAGCTTGCCCGCCTTCACCGTCGCCGTCGCACCGTGCATGCGTGCCAACCTCGTGATGAAGTGCAAATCGCTTTCGCCAAACTGGTCGGCCCTGGGCACGACAGCATCTACGCTGCACGCTGCCGCCCACTCGTTACGCCGGGCGACGTCGCCCACACCCATGAACAAGCCCTACATCATTCCCGGCCCGACCGCGATCAACGCGCAGGCATGATCAGTCTGACGAGCACGATCAGCTACGACCCGATGGCAGCACGCCCCACGACACTGCTGCTGATTGGCAAATACGTAGTCCATCGCAAGCCCCTCCTCCACACGCGGATGACGGCTTACATGATCATGTTCGAGGGCACGGTCGTCGGTACGCAGGTGTCCATGAGATCCGAGAGGGTGTGCGAGCTGGCCGTGTTGGCCGAGGTGAACTCGACCGGCACAATACCCGCATCGAGCGGCGCTTCGAGGCGGCGTACATACTCGTCGCCTTCGGCCTCGCTATGGAACGAGAGATAAATTGGCTTAATGAGCAAGCCCTTGCGCTTTACAACGTACTCCCACATTACCCCGAAATCTTTTTGTCGCCACCCCTAACTCGCGTACACGGCAAATAGTCCTGTATTCCGGGTGGCAAGACGCCTCATCCCGGGTGGCAGAGACGGTTTTATCCCACTTTTGGCGGGTTTTCGCGGAGATGAAACGGGGAGCAGATAAAGAAAAAGCACTGTAAATACAGTGCTTTAGATGGAGGCGGGAGTCGGAATCGAACCGGCGTACACGGCTTTGCAGGCCGCTGCATGACCACTCTGCCATCCCGCCATCGGGATATGCCTTGTAACCACTCGCTGTTTCCATCGAGGGCGCCCTTCGGATCGATCGCCGTGGGCTCTTCGGCAAATAAAAAGGGAAGCCAGGCTTCCCCTCTGGATTACTTTCTTCGCGTCAGTGGTCAGCGAAGAATTTGATTATAGCCTTGTTTTTTGCCCTCGGCAACAGGCTTTATCCACCGTCCCACCGGGCGGCATGGGCATCCGTTCATCACCACCGCCGCTCAGCTCGGTAGCTTGCACGGCCGAGGACGACCCGCCGCCAAGTCTCGACCTACTCACCTTCAATGATCTGCCTCGCGCGGCGCAAGCCTGCGACCAATTGATCGACGTCCTGCTGCGTGTTGTACAGGCCGAAAGACAACCGCACCGTGGCGTCCTGACCCAAGCACTGCATCAACGGCATCGCGCAATGGTGGCCGGCGCGAATGGCAACGCCGAAGGCGTCCAGGACCGTGGCCACGTCGTGGGGGTGGAGACCTTCGAGGTTGAAGGACACGATGCCGCTGCATGGCCCCGAAGGCACAAGGAGCGTCAGGCCAGGAACGTCCCTGAGTGCGGCAACGGCATAGGTCAGCAACCGGTGTTCATGTGCCTGGATTGCCGCCAGCCCACGCCGTTCCAGATAGTCGATCGCGGCATGCAACCCGATGGCGCCGGCAATGTGTGGCGTACCGGCCTCGAAGCGGTACGGGAGCGCCGCGTATTCGGTGTTCGCCAGACTGACGCTGTGGATCATGCCGCCGCCTGCCTGCCACACAGGCATGGCGTCCAGGTATTTGCGCTTGCCATAGAGCACGCCGATGCCGGTCGGCCCATACATCTTGTGCGCCGAGAAGACGTAGAAATCGCAATCCAGGGACTGCACATCGACCTTCAGGTGGCCTGTCGCCTGGGCGCCGTCAACCAGAACGGGAATGCCGCGGGCATGGGCCACGGAAATCATCGCCTCGATCGGCGGCATGCTTCCCAGCACGTTGGAAACCTGCGTCACCGCAAACAGCTTCACCCGGGGCCCCAGCAGCCCCGGGTAAGCGGCAACGTCGAGCTGCCCATCGCTCGATACCGGGACCGCCTTGAGCGAGGCCTTCCGTTCGGCGCACACCCTCTGCCACGGGACGATGTTGGAGTGATGCTCCAGTTCGGTAATGAGAATCTCGTCCCCCGGCGCGAGCACATGCGCCGCATAAGACTGGGCAACCAGATTGATCCCCTCCGTCGCTCCTCTGACGAAGACGATTTCCTCCTCGTGCCCCGCGTTCAGCCAGTTCGCGACGCGCTGTCTCGCGGCGTCGTACAAGCGGGTGGCATTCTCGGACAGCCGATGCACGCCGCGATACACGTTGGCGTTGGCGCGGAGATAGAAATCTCGCTCAGCCTCCAACACAATCCAAGGTTTCTGCGTGGTGGCGGCATTGTCCAGATACGCCAGCCGCTGGCCATCCGGCATGTGGCTCAGTAGCGGGAAATCGAGAGCGGCGCCATCGAGCGACGAGACGGCGGCGACGGGCCGGCGATCTTTCATGAGTTGCAGCCTTGCGTGAAGTGTCCCGGGTTCCTGCGCCTGCGTGGATACGCTCACGTGTCGGCGGCCGGGGCAGTCTGGAAGTTGGCCCGCTGCAGGATGTCGAATGGAAGCAGGATCGCACCATGACGCGAAGGGAACGCACGGGCAGCGGCGAGCATCGCCAGCACTTCCCAGTCGGATGGGAACTGAACATCCTCACCTGCCAGCAGGCGGGTCAGCATCTGCCCCGCCATGTCGATTTCCTGGAAGCTGCGCCCTGGAGCCAACTGCACCATGACAGCGGTGGTGGCCATACCGAGCGTGCACGAGCGTGTGTAGTGGCCGAGTGCGGTGATCGTGTCGCCTTCGTACCTGACATCCAGCGTGACCGTGCTGCCGCAGGTGCGGCTGACGCGTGAGATGGACGCATCGGCCGGCGCCAGTCTGCGATCTGTCCGCACCTTGCGCGCCCAACCGCGAATGTCCGCGCTGTACAGCGCCTGCACATCATCGCGTGCCTGCAGCATCGTCAATCGTCCGCATCTTTCCGCATCTGCCGCCCTAGCACCGCGAGGAACAACAGCGAGAAGTGAAGACCGCGCCGCACATCTTCCTGACCGGCCACCCGCTGCAGCTCGATCGCCGAAGGAGTCGCGGAATTCTCCGCAGCGTTCTGCGCATATCGAGCAGCGTTGGTCAGAGACCAGAACGTGCCAATGCCACTCTCGAAGGCATTCATCAGCTTCTGGATCATCGCGTCGTCGAACATGTCGATCGCGTCCGAGACCAGCGAGAGCAAATCGACGACGTTGTGAAGGCGGTTGCCCTGGATCAGGGGCGCCAGCTTTTCCACCAGCGAAACCAGTCCGCGCTCCGTGGACTCGTTCAGCAAAGCGGCGATGCGCGAAGCCTGACCCTCCGGCATGTTGTCACCACCCTGAACAACAGGAGTATTAGTGTCGGGTGTCTTCATGCTCGATGACTCTCCATAGATGCCATTCGGGCCGACTGACGATCAAATAATGCCCCGCGCAACGGTCCAGTAAATGCCGCGGTTGAACGCCTTGCGCATCAATCCACCCACCTTTGTCGGCGGCGTGGGATGCACATCTTCGTCGTAGTCGTACCAGAGTGGCATGCCGGCATCGAGGCCCATCTGAGCGACCGCCTGCACCTTGCCGTCATACACGTCCACCGTCCTGCCAATGCGCAGGTCGCCGGCGATGTTGTTGACGATGACCGGACACTGGTTATGGCAGGAGCCGCCCGCCTTGCTGATCGGCAGATCGACCGTATCGCCCATCACGTAGGCATTCGGGTAGCCCTCCAGTTGAAGGGTCTGCCGATTGGTCGGCAACCAGCCTTCGTTGTCCAGGGCTTGCGACACGCCGCTTTCCAGCACGGCGTCCACCGCGCGGATCGGCGGCGTACACATCAGCAGGTCGAACGCTTCTTCCTCCCCCTCCTCGGAGCGAGCGATCTTGCGCTCCGGGTCGACCGAGGCGAGCGTGAATCCGCGCTTGTACTTGATGTTCCGGCTATCGAAGGCAACCGGAAGCACTTCGCAGACCTCCTGCTGCAGGAACAGGCAGTTGCGCAGCAACTGGGACACCGTTGGATAGGTGTACACAATCTCGACGGAATCCCGCACACCCTTGCGCTTGAGGTAGTCGTCCAGCATCAGGGTCGTCTCCACGGGCGCAATCCCGCATTGATGCGGAACATTGGGCGTCCTGGGAAAGTTGACCGTGATGAAGACCCGGCCCTTTTCGAGTTTGAGCAGTTTGTCGGCCAACCGACGCGCTGGGTCGTACTGGTAGAAATAATCCCCAGCCTCTTTCATCCCGGGAATTCGTTCGGGCGCAGGCAGGCACCCGGTCGCGACAACGATATAGTCATAGCCGATGGTCTTTGCGCTGACCGTCTTCACCTTGGAACCGGCAAAATCGAAAGACTCCACCTTGTCGAGCTGAAAATCGATTTCCGGTCGCAAGAGGCTTCTTTGTTTTCTGCGCAATTCGCCCTCGAAGAACATATCGAAGGCAACATACATGAAGGCGGGCTTGTAGTAATGCCATGGAGAGTCGGACAACATGGTCACTTTGACCTTGTGCGCGGAAACTTCGTCATAGAGTTTCGCAACGATGCTGTTGGCGGTCATCGTGCCACCGATGCCCCCGCCGACAATCAGCACGTGTTTTGTCATGGCGCCACTCCTGTCATGGACTCCTATGATTTAACCAGTATAGGTGCGGGGGCAGCGCGGCCAACGCCGCAAAAGGACCAATGCTTCCGTTTTGGAAAGGTTTGCCGTCATGCCCTCATCATGAGGCGGTCGCCGAAAAGAGTCGGTCGACACGACTGGAGTCAACGCTATGAACAACCCGGAAGAAGTGCGCGCTGCGGTGCAAGCCCAGATCATCGAGTGCCTGAACCGTTTCTACGCGATCGAGACAGGCATGTGGGGCACTCCCCTCGATGCCCTGATCATCCGTACCGTGGTCGTCGGCGAGAAACAGAAGAAGCCCTATGACCTCTCGGCACTTGCCTACACGTTGGGACTGAGTCTCACCACCGTGCACCGCAAGACCCGCCAGTTGGAGAACACAGGCTTCCTGCGGCACGAGAACGTGCGCCGATCGGTCTATCTGTACGCGACGGAAAAGACCAAGCTGGACTTGAACGAATCGTTCATCGAGATGGTGAAGACACTACAGGCGTTCTATTCCGAGCCCGATCTGCAGGAGGCCCTGCGCTGGTGCAGCACCCGGAACGGCATCCCCAAGTCCCTTGACTCAGGCAGGAGAGAAGGCGCGCCGAAGCCTCTCGAATGAATACAGCCGATGCACGCCATGCAGCAGCGACTTCCGTGAGGCAGGGAAGGATGGCCGGCGGCCGTGGGATTTTCGCGGCTTCCGCCGGAATGAAAAAAAGAGGCTTTCGCCCCTTTCTTCAATGACTTACAGACATCGATGGAAATCTGTAGAACATAGACTGGAGCGGGAGACGAG
The Pandoraea pulmonicola DNA segment above includes these coding regions:
- a CDS encoding aminotransferase class V-fold PLP-dependent enzyme yields the protein MKDRRPVAAVSSLDGAALDFPLLSHMPDGQRLAYLDNAATTQKPWIVLEAERDFYLRANANVYRGVHRLSENATRLYDAARQRVANWLNAGHEEEIVFVRGATEGINLVAQSYAAHVLAPGDEILITELEHHSNIVPWQRVCAERKASLKAVPVSSDGQLDVAAYPGLLGPRVKLFAVTQVSNVLGSMPPIEAMISVAHARGIPVLVDGAQATGHLKVDVQSLDCDFYVFSAHKMYGPTGIGVLYGKRKYLDAMPVWQAGGGMIHSVSLANTEYAALPYRFEAGTPHIAGAIGLHAAIDYLERRGLAAIQAHEHRLLTYAVAALRDVPGLTLLVPSGPCSGIVSFNLEGLHPHDVATVLDAFGVAIRAGHHCAMPLMQCLGQDATVRLSFGLYNTQQDVDQLVAGLRRARQIIEGE
- a CDS encoding iron-sulfur cluster assembly scaffold protein gives rise to the protein MLQARDDVQALYSADIRGWARKVRTDRRLAPADASISRVSRTCGSTVTLDVRYEGDTITALGHYTRSCTLGMATTAVMVQLAPGRSFQEIDMAGQMLTRLLAGEDVQFPSDWEVLAMLAAARAFPSRHGAILLPFDILQRANFQTAPAADT
- a CDS encoding DUF1641 domain-containing protein, coding for MKTPDTNTPVVQGGDNMPEGQASRIAALLNESTERGLVSLVEKLAPLIQGNRLHNVVDLLSLVSDAIDMFDDAMIQKLMNAFESGIGTFWSLTNAARYAQNAAENSATPSAIELQRVAGQEDVRRGLHFSLLFLAVLGRQMRKDADD
- a CDS encoding NAD(P)/FAD-dependent oxidoreductase, which codes for MTKHVLIVGGGIGGTMTANSIVAKLYDEVSAHKVKVTMLSDSPWHYYKPAFMYVAFDMFFEGELRRKQRSLLRPEIDFQLDKVESFDFAGSKVKTVSAKTIGYDYIVVATGCLPAPERIPGMKEAGDYFYQYDPARRLADKLLKLEKGRVFITVNFPRTPNVPHQCGIAPVETTLMLDDYLKRKGVRDSVEIVYTYPTVSQLLRNCLFLQQEVCEVLPVAFDSRNIKYKRGFTLASVDPERKIARSEEGEEEAFDLLMCTPPIRAVDAVLESGVSQALDNEGWLPTNRQTLQLEGYPNAYVMGDTVDLPISKAGGSCHNQCPVIVNNIAGDLRIGRTVDVYDGKVQAVAQMGLDAGMPLWYDYDEDVHPTPPTKVGGLMRKAFNRGIYWTVARGII
- a CDS encoding helix-turn-helix domain-containing protein — protein: MNNPEEVRAAVQAQIIECLNRFYAIETGMWGTPLDALIIRTVVVGEKQKKPYDLSALAYTLGLSLTTVHRKTRQLENTGFLRHENVRRSVYLYATEKTKLDLNESFIEMVKTLQAFYSEPDLQEALRWCSTRNGIPKSLDSGRREGAPKPLE